One window of Etheostoma spectabile isolate EspeVRDwgs_2016 chromosome 6, UIUC_Espe_1.0, whole genome shotgun sequence genomic DNA carries:
- the rabac1 gene encoding prenylated Rab acceptor protein 1: protein MPSGAPTGENCLVDMESKAGDLFSAEDAHPTGTGGAGFLAKLWFPKGLSVGMAKEWIDRRRVSIRPWASFVDQRKFSKPRNFGELCQRVVKNVDTFNSNYTFIFLGLILYCIISSPMLLIALAVFVGAFYIIHLKSLESKLVVLGKELTVPHQMSLAGAVSLPVFWLAGAGAAVFWVLGATLFVIGSHAAFRELEGSDFEELLMEPV from the exons ATGCCATCTGGAGCTCCAACGGGGGAGAACTGTCTCGTAGACATGGAGAGCAAAGCTGGAGACCTGTTCAGCGCTGAGGATGCTCATCCAACTGGCACAGGTGGAGCTGGATTCTTGGCAAA GCTCTGGTTCCCCAAAGGCCTCTCAGTCGGTATGGCTAAAGAGTGGATCGACAGGCGTCGGGTGTCCATTCGACCATGGGCCAGCTTCGTGGACCAACGCAAGTTTTCAAAACCCCGCAACTTTGGAGAGTTGTGTCAGAGGGTGGTGAAAAACGTGGACACTTTTAACAGCAACTATACCTTCATCTTCCTGGGTCTAATCCTCTACTGCAT TATCAGCTCTCCCATGCTACTGATTGCCTTGGCTGTGTTCGTTGGTGCCTTCTACATAATTCACCTCAAGTCCTTGGAGTCCAAATTGGTTGTCCTCG GCAAGGAGCTGACTGTCCCTCACCAGATGAGTCTGGCCGGAGCTGTTTCTCTACCTGTGTTCTGGTTagctggagctggagctgcAGTATTTTGGGTTCTGG GAGCAACGCTGTTTGTGATTGGCTCTCATGCTGCGTTTCGTGAGTTGGAGGGATCCGACTTTGAAGAGCTCCTAATGGAGCCTGTGTGA